In a single window of the Planctomycetia bacterium genome:
- a CDS encoding response regulator has translation MAAQQIVVIEDETAIRDAVVQVLRNAGYDPVDAADGAAGLAAARRPGVCLVLLDLLMPKLDGMGVLAQLRKTHPTLPVIILTARGTEDERVAGLKAGADDYVVKPFSSKELIARVEAVLRRSPERPEIVHLLKAGKATVDLERREVHAGDEPRTSLSETECAVLSHLAANPERAISREELLTRLWGLSGGQIETRTIDMHVARLRAKLASMGGDDGEQYIVTVRGKGYMLGPLVKSQ, from the coding sequence GTGGCAGCACAGCAGATTGTTGTAATTGAGGACGAGACAGCGATTCGAGACGCGGTGGTTCAGGTGCTGCGCAACGCCGGATATGACCCCGTCGACGCCGCCGACGGCGCGGCCGGGCTTGCGGCGGCGAGGCGGCCCGGCGTTTGCCTTGTCCTGCTGGACCTGCTCATGCCGAAGCTCGACGGCATGGGGGTTCTCGCGCAACTTCGTAAGACGCATCCGACCTTGCCGGTCATTATTCTCACGGCGCGCGGGACCGAGGACGAGCGCGTCGCGGGACTCAAGGCCGGCGCCGACGATTACGTGGTCAAGCCATTCTCATCCAAGGAGCTGATCGCCCGAGTCGAGGCGGTATTGCGCAGAAGCCCGGAGCGACCGGAGATTGTTCACCTGCTCAAGGCGGGGAAGGCGACGGTCGACCTGGAGCGCCGAGAGGTGCATGCCGGGGACGAGCCGCGGACTTCGCTTTCGGAGACGGAGTGCGCTGTGTTGTCGCACCTTGCGGCGAATCCCGAACGGGCCATCTCGCGGGAGGAATTGCTCACTCGTCTATGGGGTCTTTCGGGCGGGCAGATTGAGACGCGCACCATTGATATGCACGTCGCCCGGCTTCGGGCGAAGCTCGCTTCGATGGGCGGGGATGACGGCGAGCAGTACATCGTCACGGTTCGCGGCAAGGGATACATGCTGGGGCCGTTGGTCAAGTCGCAATGA
- a CDS encoding ABC transporter permease — protein MNSGTLIAEAWISLTKNKVRTVLSMLGIIIGVGAVIILVAMAQATKLRIEDEIARLGDDWMFIRNFSVQASGLAKADVQSKPMQTKHDADAINEQCTLVRAATPSNRMTMQVKSSYANYSANVQGVYPNYHDIRRWEVISGRKLDDRDEIAKRPVCVIGLTAAKELFGSMNPVGEEITVKSGRFKIVGLLEFKGMSDQRDNDDVILFPFSTFERKIAGAEVSQTLIAAAAHGVDPKLAEDQIRRLLRERHRLRPGDADDFRLFALSESAQVKEESSASFSWLLGMIAGVSLVVGGIGIMNIMLVSVTERTREIGLRMAIGASNVDIMMQFLIEAIVLCTVGGILGMFGGWGFSFVLTSWKGYETAVSYWIAGIALGFAFATGVFFGFYPAWRASRLDPIEALRYE, from the coding sequence ATGAATTCGGGAACCCTTATCGCTGAAGCATGGATCAGCCTCACCAAGAACAAGGTGCGCACGGTCCTGTCCATGCTGGGCATCATCATCGGCGTCGGCGCGGTGATTATTCTCGTCGCGATGGCCCAGGCCACGAAGCTGCGCATTGAAGACGAGATTGCCCGGCTGGGCGACGATTGGATGTTCATCCGTAATTTCAGCGTTCAGGCATCCGGGCTGGCGAAGGCCGACGTTCAGTCGAAGCCGATGCAGACGAAGCACGACGCAGACGCCATCAACGAGCAATGCACACTTGTCCGGGCGGCGACGCCGTCCAATCGCATGACTATGCAGGTCAAGTCGAGCTACGCCAATTACTCGGCCAACGTGCAGGGGGTCTATCCCAATTACCACGACATCCGCCGATGGGAAGTCATCAGCGGCCGGAAGCTGGACGACCGCGACGAAATCGCCAAGCGGCCGGTGTGCGTCATCGGTCTGACCGCCGCGAAGGAACTTTTCGGCTCGATGAATCCGGTCGGCGAGGAGATCACGGTCAAGAGCGGGCGGTTCAAGATTGTCGGCCTGCTGGAATTCAAGGGCATGAGCGACCAGCGGGATAATGACGACGTCATCCTTTTTCCGTTTTCGACCTTCGAGCGGAAGATTGCCGGGGCGGAGGTTTCGCAGACGCTCATCGCGGCCGCGGCGCATGGGGTTGATCCGAAACTGGCGGAAGATCAGATTCGGCGGCTGCTGCGCGAACGGCACCGACTTCGCCCGGGGGACGCGGACGACTTTCGATTGTTCGCGCTGTCCGAGTCTGCACAGGTCAAGGAGGAGTCGAGTGCTTCGTTTTCATGGCTTTTGGGCATGATCGCGGGGGTGTCGCTGGTGGTGGGCGGGATCGGCATCATGAACATCATGCTGGTCAGCGTGACCGAGCGGACGCGGGAGATCGGGCTGCGGATGGCCATTGGTGCGAGCAACGTCGACATCATGATGCAGTTTCTCATCGAGGCCATCGTGCTTTGCACGGTCGGCGGCATTTTGGGGATGTTCGGCGGGTGGGGATTCTCCTTTGTGCTGACTTCGTGGAAGGGCTACGAGACGGCGGTGTCGTATTGGATCGCCGGGATCGCGCTTGGATTCGCCTTTGCCACGGGCGTCTTCTTCGGGTTTTACCCGGCATGGCGGGCGAGCCGGCTGGACCCGATTGAGGCGCTGCGATACGAGTAG
- the lexA gene encoding transcriptional repressor LexA — translation MSPNRRKKKSSRSRAGSRSQSRATRPATPRQTEILTFIRDYTHKNGYSPTYDEIAAEFGISKVTVFEHLNILEERGLLTKDRHKARSLQLADHLELPDDRPGRLKLIGRIAAGSPIEAIENPEVVDLDQVFTSKHGVYLLEVRGDSMIEDQIADGDYVVIEQRTTPINGETVVALLDDGEATLKRFYRERGRIRLQPANARYEPIYTNSVNIQGVMIGLIRRSI, via the coding sequence ATGTCGCCGAATCGTCGAAAGAAAAAGTCGTCGCGCAGCCGCGCCGGCAGTCGCAGCCAGTCGCGTGCGACTCGCCCGGCCACCCCGCGCCAGACAGAGATTCTGACCTTCATCCGGGACTACACCCACAAAAATGGCTATTCCCCGACCTACGACGAGATCGCCGCGGAGTTCGGCATCTCAAAGGTCACGGTCTTCGAGCATCTCAACATTCTCGAAGAGCGCGGTCTGCTGACCAAGGACCGCCACAAGGCTCGCTCTTTGCAATTGGCTGACCATCTCGAGCTGCCCGACGATCGCCCCGGCCGCCTCAAGCTCATCGGCCGCATCGCCGCCGGCTCGCCCATCGAAGCAATTGAGAATCCCGAAGTGGTCGATCTCGATCAGGTCTTCACCTCCAAGCATGGCGTTTACCTGCTCGAGGTCCGCGGCGACAGCATGATCGAAGATCAGATCGCCGACGGCGACTACGTGGTCATCGAGCAGCGGACAACGCCGATCAACGGCGAAACAGTGGTTGCCCTCCTGGACGATGGCGAAGCGACACTCAAGCGCTTCTACCGCGAACGCGGGCGCATCCGCCTCCAACCGGCCAACGCCAGGTACGAACCGATCTACACAAACTCGGTGAATATCCAGGGCGTGATGATCGGCCTGATTCGCCGTTCGATTTAG